The proteins below are encoded in one region of Castor canadensis chromosome 6, mCasCan1.hap1v2, whole genome shotgun sequence:
- the Slc2a3 gene encoding solute carrier family 2, facilitated glucose transporter member 3 isoform X3 produces MIGSFSVGLFVNRFGRRNSMLMVNLLAIAGACLMGFCKIAESVEMLILGRLIIGIFCGLCTGFVPMYIGEVSPTALRGAFGTLNQLGIVVGILVAQIFGLDILLGSDELWPLLLGFTIIPAILQSVALPFCPESPRFLLINKNEEERTKEVLQRLWGSPDVTEDIQEMKEESIRMSQEKQVTVLELFRSPSYQQPILISIVLQLSQQLSGINAVFYYSTGIFKDAGVQEPIYATIGAGVVNTIFTIVSVFLVERAGRRTLHMIGLGGMAFCSILMTVSLLLKDDYEAMSFVCIAAILIYVAFFEIGPGPIPWFIVTELFSQGPRPTAMAVAGCSNWTSNFLVGLLFPSAASYLGAYVFIIFAAFLVIFLVFTFFKVPETRGRTFDDITRAFEGQAQEASRSGKGPGEINSGQPAKEATTNV; encoded by the exons ATGATTGGCTCCTTCTCTGTTGGACTCTTTGTGAACCGCTTTGGCAG GCGCAATTCCATGCTTATGGTGAACCTATTGGCCATTGCTGGTGCCTGCCTTATGGGGTTCTGCAAGATAGCTGAGTCGGTTGAAATGCTGATCCTGGGCCGCCTGATCATTGGCATCTTCTGCGGGCTCTGCACGGGTTTTGTGCCCATGTACATTGGAGAGGTGTCGCCCACTGCTCTGCGGGGGGCCTTCGGCACTCTAAACCAACTGGGCATTGTTGTCGGCATTCTGGTGGCTCAG ATCTTTGGTCTGGACATCCTTTTGGGGTCTGACGAACTGTGGCCTCTACTTCTGGGTTTTACCATCATTCCAGCTATCCTGCAAAGTGTAGCCCTTCCATTTTGCCCTGAAAGTCCTCGGTTCTTGCTcattaacaaaaatgaagaagagcGTACCAAGGAGG tcCTGCAGCGTCTGTGGGGCAGCCCAGATGTGACCGAGGACATCCAGGAGATGAAAGAAGAGAGTATTAGGATGTCACAGGAAAAGCAAGTCACCGTGCTAGAGCTCTTCAGGTCACCCAGCTACCAACAGCCCATCCTCATTTCCATCGTGCTCCAGCTCTCACAGCAGCTCTCTGGGATCAATGCT GTGTTCTATTACTCAACAGGAATCTTCAAGGATGCAGGAGTCCAGGAGCCAATCTATGCCACCATCGGAGCAGGCGTGGTTAATACTATCTTCACTATAGTTTCT GTATTTCTGGtggaaagagcaggaagaaggacCCTGCATATGATAgggcttggaggcatggctttCTGTTCCATTCTCATGACTGTTTCATTGTTACTGAAG GATGACTATGAAGCCATGAGCTTTGTCTGCATTGCTGCTATCTTGATCTATGTGGCATTCTTTGAGATTGGACCAGGCCCCATTCCCTGGTTTATTGTGACCGAACTCTTTAGCCAGGGACCCCGCCCGACAGCCATGGCAGTGGCTGGCTGTTCCAACTGGACCTCCAACTTTTTGGTTGGACTGCTCTTCCCCTCGGCTGCA TCCTACTTAGGAGCCTACGTCTTCATCATCTTTGCTGCTTTCCTTGTCATCTTCTTGGTCTTCACCTTCTTCAAAGTCCCTGAGACCCGAGGCAGGACTTTTGATGACATCACCCGGGCCTTTGAAGGGCAGGCACAGGAGGCCAGTAGATCTGGGAAAGGCCCTGGAGAGATAAACAGCGGTCAACCTGCAAAGGAGGCCACCACCAATGTCTGA
- the Slc2a3 gene encoding solute carrier family 2, facilitated glucose transporter member 3 isoform X2 — MGTQKVTPSLIFAISVATIGSFQFGYNTGVINAPETIIKDFINYTLEEKLEDLPTVGLITALWSLSVAIFSVGGMIGSFSVGLFVNRFGRRNSMLMVNLLAIAGACLMGFCKIAESVEMLILGRLIIGIFCGLCTGFVPMYIGEVSPTALRGAFGTLNQLGIVVGILVAQIFGLDILLGSDELWPLLLGFTIIPAILQSVALPFCPESPRFLLINKNEEERTKEVLQRLWGSPDVTEDIQEMKEESIRMSQEKQVTVLELFRSPSYQQPILISIVLQLSQQLSGINAVFYYSTGIFKDAGVQEPIYATIGAGVVNTIFTIVSVFLVERAGRRTLHMIGLGGMAFCSILMTVSLLLKDDYEAMSFVCIAAILIYVAFFEIGPGPIPWFIVTELFSQGPRPTAMAVAGCSNWTSNFLVGLLFPSAASYLGAYVFIIFAAFLVIFLVFTFFKVPETRGRTFDDITRAFEGQAQEASRSGKGPGEINSGQPAKEATTNV; from the exons ATGGGGACACAGAAG GTGACCCCATCTCTGATCTTTGCCATCTCTGTTGCTACAATTGGCTCTTTCCAGTTTGGCTACAACACTGGAGTCATCAATGCTCCCGAGACG ATCATAAAGGACTTTATCAACTACACGTTAGAAGAGAAGTTAGAAGACCTTCCCACTGTGGGGTTGATCACGGCCCTCTGGTCCTTGTCTGTGGCCATTTTCTCTGTTGGTGGCATGATTGGCTCCTTCTCTGTTGGACTCTTTGTGAACCGCTTTGGCAG GCGCAATTCCATGCTTATGGTGAACCTATTGGCCATTGCTGGTGCCTGCCTTATGGGGTTCTGCAAGATAGCTGAGTCGGTTGAAATGCTGATCCTGGGCCGCCTGATCATTGGCATCTTCTGCGGGCTCTGCACGGGTTTTGTGCCCATGTACATTGGAGAGGTGTCGCCCACTGCTCTGCGGGGGGCCTTCGGCACTCTAAACCAACTGGGCATTGTTGTCGGCATTCTGGTGGCTCAG ATCTTTGGTCTGGACATCCTTTTGGGGTCTGACGAACTGTGGCCTCTACTTCTGGGTTTTACCATCATTCCAGCTATCCTGCAAAGTGTAGCCCTTCCATTTTGCCCTGAAAGTCCTCGGTTCTTGCTcattaacaaaaatgaagaagagcGTACCAAGGAGG tcCTGCAGCGTCTGTGGGGCAGCCCAGATGTGACCGAGGACATCCAGGAGATGAAAGAAGAGAGTATTAGGATGTCACAGGAAAAGCAAGTCACCGTGCTAGAGCTCTTCAGGTCACCCAGCTACCAACAGCCCATCCTCATTTCCATCGTGCTCCAGCTCTCACAGCAGCTCTCTGGGATCAATGCT GTGTTCTATTACTCAACAGGAATCTTCAAGGATGCAGGAGTCCAGGAGCCAATCTATGCCACCATCGGAGCAGGCGTGGTTAATACTATCTTCACTATAGTTTCT GTATTTCTGGtggaaagagcaggaagaaggacCCTGCATATGATAgggcttggaggcatggctttCTGTTCCATTCTCATGACTGTTTCATTGTTACTGAAG GATGACTATGAAGCCATGAGCTTTGTCTGCATTGCTGCTATCTTGATCTATGTGGCATTCTTTGAGATTGGACCAGGCCCCATTCCCTGGTTTATTGTGACCGAACTCTTTAGCCAGGGACCCCGCCCGACAGCCATGGCAGTGGCTGGCTGTTCCAACTGGACCTCCAACTTTTTGGTTGGACTGCTCTTCCCCTCGGCTGCA TCCTACTTAGGAGCCTACGTCTTCATCATCTTTGCTGCTTTCCTTGTCATCTTCTTGGTCTTCACCTTCTTCAAAGTCCCTGAGACCCGAGGCAGGACTTTTGATGACATCACCCGGGCCTTTGAAGGGCAGGCACAGGAGGCCAGTAGATCTGGGAAAGGCCCTGGAGAGATAAACAGCGGTCAACCTGCAAAGGAGGCCACCACCAATGTCTGA
- the Slc2a3 gene encoding solute carrier family 2, facilitated glucose transporter member 3 isoform X1, giving the protein MESNTQTVTPSLIFAISVATIGSFQFGYNTGVINAPETIIKDFINYTLEEKLEDLPTVGLITALWSLSVAIFSVGGMIGSFSVGLFVNRFGRRNSMLMVNLLAIAGACLMGFCKIAESVEMLILGRLIIGIFCGLCTGFVPMYIGEVSPTALRGAFGTLNQLGIVVGILVAQIFGLDILLGSDELWPLLLGFTIIPAILQSVALPFCPESPRFLLINKNEEERTKEVLQRLWGSPDVTEDIQEMKEESIRMSQEKQVTVLELFRSPSYQQPILISIVLQLSQQLSGINAVFYYSTGIFKDAGVQEPIYATIGAGVVNTIFTIVSVFLVERAGRRTLHMIGLGGMAFCSILMTVSLLLKDDYEAMSFVCIAAILIYVAFFEIGPGPIPWFIVTELFSQGPRPTAMAVAGCSNWTSNFLVGLLFPSAASYLGAYVFIIFAAFLVIFLVFTFFKVPETRGRTFDDITRAFEGQAQEASRSGKGPGEINSGQPAKEATTNV; this is encoded by the exons GTGACCCCATCTCTGATCTTTGCCATCTCTGTTGCTACAATTGGCTCTTTCCAGTTTGGCTACAACACTGGAGTCATCAATGCTCCCGAGACG ATCATAAAGGACTTTATCAACTACACGTTAGAAGAGAAGTTAGAAGACCTTCCCACTGTGGGGTTGATCACGGCCCTCTGGTCCTTGTCTGTGGCCATTTTCTCTGTTGGTGGCATGATTGGCTCCTTCTCTGTTGGACTCTTTGTGAACCGCTTTGGCAG GCGCAATTCCATGCTTATGGTGAACCTATTGGCCATTGCTGGTGCCTGCCTTATGGGGTTCTGCAAGATAGCTGAGTCGGTTGAAATGCTGATCCTGGGCCGCCTGATCATTGGCATCTTCTGCGGGCTCTGCACGGGTTTTGTGCCCATGTACATTGGAGAGGTGTCGCCCACTGCTCTGCGGGGGGCCTTCGGCACTCTAAACCAACTGGGCATTGTTGTCGGCATTCTGGTGGCTCAG ATCTTTGGTCTGGACATCCTTTTGGGGTCTGACGAACTGTGGCCTCTACTTCTGGGTTTTACCATCATTCCAGCTATCCTGCAAAGTGTAGCCCTTCCATTTTGCCCTGAAAGTCCTCGGTTCTTGCTcattaacaaaaatgaagaagagcGTACCAAGGAGG tcCTGCAGCGTCTGTGGGGCAGCCCAGATGTGACCGAGGACATCCAGGAGATGAAAGAAGAGAGTATTAGGATGTCACAGGAAAAGCAAGTCACCGTGCTAGAGCTCTTCAGGTCACCCAGCTACCAACAGCCCATCCTCATTTCCATCGTGCTCCAGCTCTCACAGCAGCTCTCTGGGATCAATGCT GTGTTCTATTACTCAACAGGAATCTTCAAGGATGCAGGAGTCCAGGAGCCAATCTATGCCACCATCGGAGCAGGCGTGGTTAATACTATCTTCACTATAGTTTCT GTATTTCTGGtggaaagagcaggaagaaggacCCTGCATATGATAgggcttggaggcatggctttCTGTTCCATTCTCATGACTGTTTCATTGTTACTGAAG GATGACTATGAAGCCATGAGCTTTGTCTGCATTGCTGCTATCTTGATCTATGTGGCATTCTTTGAGATTGGACCAGGCCCCATTCCCTGGTTTATTGTGACCGAACTCTTTAGCCAGGGACCCCGCCCGACAGCCATGGCAGTGGCTGGCTGTTCCAACTGGACCTCCAACTTTTTGGTTGGACTGCTCTTCCCCTCGGCTGCA TCCTACTTAGGAGCCTACGTCTTCATCATCTTTGCTGCTTTCCTTGTCATCTTCTTGGTCTTCACCTTCTTCAAAGTCCCTGAGACCCGAGGCAGGACTTTTGATGACATCACCCGGGCCTTTGAAGGGCAGGCACAGGAGGCCAGTAGATCTGGGAAAGGCCCTGGAGAGATAAACAGCGGTCAACCTGCAAAGGAGGCCACCACCAATGTCTGA